A region from the Aphis gossypii isolate Hap1 chromosome 1, ASM2018417v2, whole genome shotgun sequence genome encodes:
- the LOC114120802 gene encoding uncharacterized protein LOC114120802, which produces MPLSFHMTQALTGHGCFQQYLFKMGRANSPRYTLCYHEDDTAEHSLFDCVFFAGLRDELGNRLGHQPSTEDIPAILCGSEFESLPTDDAERNSVLCNAEEDFPLFYKMVEEIMTLKEEEERRRQAADGRRRMPI; this is translated from the coding sequence ATGCCGCTATCGTTCCACATGACGCAGGCGCTGACCGGTCACGGTTGTTTCCAGCAATATCTGTTCAAAATGGGCAGGGCCAACTCCCCGCGATACACCCTGTGTTATCACGAAGATGACACTGCCGAGCATTCCCTGTTCGACTGTGTGTTTTTCGCAGGACTGAGGGATGAACTAGGGAATCGTCTCGGACACCAGCCAAGCACAGAAGACATCCCGGCGATACTGTGTGGTTCGGAATTTGAAAGCCTGCCCACCGACGACGCAGAAAGGAACTCGGTGCTGTGTAACGCTGAAGAAGACTTCCCGCTATTCTATAAAATGGTGGAGGAAATCATGACCCTGAAAGAGGAAGAGGAGAGGAGGAGGCAAGCGGCGGACGGGAGGCGAAGAATGCCCATCTAG